DNA sequence from the Glycine soja cultivar W05 chromosome 18, ASM419377v2, whole genome shotgun sequence genome:
TACTTTGCTCAATTGACAAACTGGAATAAAACGCTTGGTGCCTTTGGTATTGTTCTCCAATTAGAATTGGAGTTTCACCCCAGTAACCTATGTTAATCTTGAAAGCTTACCTTTAATATGCCGAATTCTGAAGGGAAAACTTCAATTTTGATTGGAAAACAACAAAAGCAATTAATGAATTGTATCTACGTTTTGTCCTTGGCATAGTACTTTATATCAAGTGAGTATTCGTTTTGAATTAAACTTCTTTTTTCAAGTATTTAGTTGAGCTAAATTGTGAAGTTTTCCCCCATCCCCTTCTTTTGTTAACAGCACCACAGAGAAGAGGTCAGCGCTGAAAAACTGGAGGAGCAGGCTGTGGTATTGGAGAAAGAACTGATCTTGAAAGAAAGGGAAACTCTTGATGTGTTGAAAGAACTGGAAAGTACCAAAAGGCTTGTTGAAGATTTGAAATCAAAGATACAGAAGGAAGAGTCTGAAGCAAATTTGAATCTTCAGATGGGAAAATATGATAAGAAATCGGTTGTTGATGAGAATGTAGAAAAGGAAAACCAAATGAGTCAATTGAATGTTCTTCAACCTTCCAGGGAAGGTTTTATCCCCTACCCTTCATCTACTCCAGGCTTAATACTAATGGAATTGAAGCAGGCCAAATTGAATTTAACTAAAACTACTAATGACCTTGCTGACGTCCAAACTTCTGTTGAATCGCTTAATAAGAAGTTAGAGAAGGAAAGAATCTCACTTGAGAAAACACGTGATAGGTTAGCTCAAAATACTTTGAAGATATCTTCTCTCGAGGAAGAGCTAAACCAGACCAGATTAAGGCTTCAAATAGCAAAAGATGCTGAAATTAAAGGTGCTTTAGATGACCCTTCAGATATTACAAGAGAGCTCCAGCAATTAAGTTCTGAGGCAGAGAATTTCAAAAGAATGGGAGAATTTGCAAAATCAGAAGTTTTGAGATCAATGTCTGAGATTGAACAGACAAAAACCATGATAAGAACTGCTGAAATCAGATTGCTAGCAGccagaaaaatgaaagaagccGCTAGAGCTGCCGAAGCTTTTGCCCTTGCAGAAATTAATGCTCTATCTAATCATGACAGTTCACCTGGAAATCAGGTTACTCTTTCATTTGAGGAGTATACTGCTCTGATGGGCAAAGCTCGAGATGCAGAGGAACAATCTAAGAAGAGAGTTGCAAGTGCTATGCTTGAAGTTGACGAAGCAAATTTAGCAAACATGGACATTTTGAAAAGGGTAGAAGAAGCTACAGGACAAGTTAAAACCAGCAAGAAGGCCCTTGAAGAAGCTCTAGAAAGGGTAGAAGCTGCAAATAGAGACAAGGTAGCAGTTGAAGAGGCTTTAAGGAATTGGCGGTCCGAGGGTCAAAAAAAGCGTTCTTCTATACACAACTCTACTAAGTTCAAAAACTGTTGCTTGTCTCATCATCGGAGAGATCCTCGATTACTCGATGTGAATGGAATGCATTTGGTAAATGATGAAGCCAGGCCAGTTCTAAAGCCAACCCTATCAATAGGACAAATACTTAGCAGGAAGCTGCTTCAACCACAAGAGTTTGAAGCCAGAGAAGGAATCTCGATGAAACAGAATGTGTCACTGGGTAAGATGCTTGGCAAACAGAACAATGATCGGCCAGTTGACAGACAAGTTGAGAAAGAAACTGGCCATAAGCTGTTTTCTACCAAGAGAAAGAAATTTGGATTTGCACGATTCTCACATATATTGTcaaaacagaagaagaagaagccaaCCCTGAATTTGAGGTGATAAATTGTTTGAACAATTTGATCAATCTAGCAGTGACAAAAACTAGACTCTAGTTGCATCTTCTAAATCAGTCCTTGTCTCATTCTCTTATTGTGCTTGCTTGaatatcttgttttttttaacagtgTTTATTTAGCTTTCAGTCCCTGCTTTTGTATATTAACTACTTATTAGGTATGCACTTCCATTTGCTTCCTATGCTAGTTGTAGAGATGATTCATACGAATTCTTAACCTCTTGCATGAtgtgttataattttaatttgccATTTATGTGTGTACAATAGCAGCTATGAGATTTAAACTTAGGATTTCATGCAAATTACtcgaaccttttttttttactactagGCTGATTCTAGTGAGTTTATTTGcctaataatatttatacacaGTTCTATACAAAGCTAGAGTAAGAATAATGTCTTTATGACATTGCCGTTAACTGTTTATCATTGATACTTGTGCATTATGCATCATTCTCGTAATAACGTGAAGGAGTCGATTGAAAACGAAATGAAAGATGATGACATGCCTAGTGTTACTATAATAATTAGagatttttcatattaaaatgaaaaggtGATTATGAAGAAATAACGTTTTCAATTAGTCGGTTCCACATTGCTTCCTCCTCTCCATATGGTTGGGGAAACAAAATTATGTTCTTACAAACTATCATGCAAATCGTAAGGTATAAGTGAGTataatttcttcaaatttgTGAGGACGTGACATAATGTCATTACTCATTAATTGATATTTACTTAATGCGAAATAGGTGATTCCATAAATTTGGTGCAATTTGGTTCATCGTGGTATTACACCATCCTATCCCTTAGAATTCAAATTATtatcaaagtatttttttttgttcaactttcttatcatatttttagttaaatgttAGTGAAATATAATATTGTTGTTTGTTTAAGATTGTTGTCGAATATATAGTcgcttatttttgttatttttcttttatgtttttgaaaagtaaataatttttttcttctaaatttacTTGTATTTTTAGTTGTGCgatgaacataattttttttatattgagtgTAAATTATAATAGCTAgttgaattagaaattatatttaataaacataaataatacgataaaaaaatcttttaaaaagagTATATAGTGCAGTAAAAAAAGAGTATATAGTAAACAAATAGCATTTTGAATAAGTTTTGACAAAGATATATTGCATCAAACAAAGTGGACAACATTGTACtaggaaaaaaatcatatacTGTAGACAATAATGAATCTTTTCTATAGTAATAAAAAAGGCTTTGGCACTTTTTTTCCACCCAAACCAGACATATTTTAGATAATtcctctttaattatttttaattttcatttatttaacaaACTACATTAATTATTATGGTATTGACGGTTGATACAAGTgatttgatatttaaatttcttaatcaaaATCTGAAATTTCATCTTGGCATAAGCATGGGATTGCAAGAGTAAGCAGGGACAAACCTACTTGTCCCTTTGGGGGATGCCCcgactttttataatttatttttcttaatatatatgcatatagtaattattttatttagtagttTAATTATGTATACAATGTTacttaaatgttaatttttttttactttataacaaaatattctattcttttataattttattgtatagataattatattttttgttttatttaggtaaaatatttgagtatttttatttttctttctaatatgctattattattttaaaagttataaatagtTGTAGTTTGTATTCAAATGACTTTATTagcattttttacattaatttttaaaaattaaagattatttattaacttttcaatgagtcaaactatttttttaaatggacaGTTGATCAAActtacaaatattatttattaaatttttaagagaTTGATAGCTTAGATTTTGAAACAAGtcaaaaaatgttttatgatTCTATTTTCCtatcatttttcttcttgtttctctttgtttttcttgcCATTGTTTGAGAGGTTCTAACGTGTTTTTCAATCTCAAGTGCAAGAGTTCAAACACACATGGTTTGTAATCCTTAGGAAAGAAAATTAGATATCAAATTAAGTCAAGGTCCATCATAATTTACTTTCAAAAGTTGTAGTCTTTACCATGacaaaacatttttcttctatttttttactatcttAAAGCAAAATATTCTTCAATGCTTGGTGGCTACTATTGTCATAAGAGATAATTTAGTGAGTAACATAATTTGTTCTAATTTAGTAGATATTAGGAACATAATTAATATAGGTTTTGGTATAAAAAGTGTTTAACATAAATaccaatttttattataaaatttttagggCTTGGTGATATGTGACATTGGTGTTTGCCATTGGTAATTTTGggtcttttaaaaaatgtttaatttatctCTTCTATGTAActatatgttttttgaaaaacacataattgtgaataatttgtataaatttttatgcTTGTATATTTATTGAATGAATTTTAATGCATGTGTTGGAAGGGTATCTTTTGACTACCTCTAGCACAAACCacataaaatatactaaaaacaaCGTAGAAGCTAAAACAATACACATGTAGAAAACATGAATTCTTAGGATTGACGATAAAGTAAACATATGCTTAATTTTCATAGTCTCCCCCTCCCTCCCCCACCACCATTAATTCCTGGGTCTCAGACAATAAGTGTCACTTTATCCCAAAATAGATATACCCGGTAGAAGAAAAATTGGTTAAGTATcgtcaaataaaaaacatcataTACCTCTTAAATCCTAATTACACCAAAAGAATTATTGTCATCTTTaatacacagtgcatttttaatgcacaattttttttttacgaattAATGGTGTGTTTTTTCTAATCATTAGGTATTATGGGAAGGACAAAacatttaatgattttattgttAACAAGTAGAATTTTTCCATTCATCTATTGATTATTATGAACTTATTTActatatttatgaattttaattttttaaacgaaAAATactagaaacaaaaaatattttattttcacatttttttgtttttaattttgaaaacaattaaagtcaaaataatacaatatttttataattgaaagtGTTTGAATTcatgcatttatttattattttacaaatttttttaaattaaaaattcgtattcatagaaaaaaataaaaacattttgtctttttatttcttaattttggaaataaattaaactaaaatagtatttatataattaaatgtaaaaatatttttcccaaaTTGGAAACACTTCAgatatttcctttttaattatttatgttttttttacttatttaataaattgtgtTAATTATTAGGACATTTATTAGATAATGAGTTTTTAATGttcctttattttttgtcaCTATCATATTTGtacaaaatttagaaattacactttttcaatttttaatgttattatgcATTCAAACATGGATGAGCAAGTGGAACCATTATCCAAATGCTAAATTGTATAGAAGCATGAAAAAACTTTCACCAATTTTTCATGCGTAATTGAGGAGGATGTTTTGCATGGAAAGGACCGGCTTTGGTAGATTTCTCACGTTTCATATTTCTGTCGGATTTCGCGATGTTTCCTTTCATTgaagaataattataatttttcttaacatgttttttattaattactttttatttactaaataaaaaaagtactattaatttttagaatttcattaaaatatattaacagtGTAACTTTTTAGcactattatttaataatatattatcaagtatgataatattataatttttttaataattattttaaaagtcatagaGTAATTACTAATGTATTGATagcataataatttataacaacaatattttcttaaaatattttgaccacatttaatatattttgatcagtagtattaaaatgattatagaaacttttttttttccttttactagtaaatatatgattaatttcttttcatattttttgctTTCCCTACTAAAATATGTCTAAAATTATGCCATAAAGtacataaattttttctttcttctctatatAGTATAAAACAAATTACTACTACCTTAAGCTTTAATATATGTTATATTAATTCCATCCCATCGTTTTTTCACGCGTTTCCTATGGATTTTTCCATCAATATGACAAATTGTATTGAATGGTTCGTTATTTGTTTCGAATTAGTGAATACCCTAGTTCGCAATATTCACTAATCGAAAATATTAACATATGAGGTAAATGTACAAGTGTGACCgtataaattttctattttccaaAAGGACAAAGTATACACATTTAAAATTATGGAAAATAACAAAGTTGAACGGAACACCAGAGATTGCGTAAGACTTAGACTAATAATGAATTTCCTTTTCACTTTTTCGGTTCTCTAGTTAAAAAAAGTCTTTGacacatattttcatttttcttttgggaTGTGAATATCACATATTAAGGGTCGTTGATTTGTTCACCAAAGCTAGACTCACATCCCTGATTCTGCCACGTAGTGATAAAGTGTGATGCACACAATCCCCTCCATGTGGCTCCCCACACTAAAGCTTTTCTCAAGTTTCAAGAAACTCACTTTGCAATAAAACCAACCAATGCAAGTGAAGATAGCAAACCAATCatattttcagtttttcacCAACTAACACGACACTATAAGTTCCTACGAGGAATCACTTCACTACCACCTTGTTTTCCATTATCTTCAATTCTTCTTCTCatcatttcttttcacacaaaaAGGTATTCTATTCTATCTCTTCTTCATTCCTTGCTTGCAATGAAAACTACTCAGAAAAGTAGTAttcttttgtctctttacttGCCACCTACCAATcctcaaaatttatcatttccaACTACTCTTCTTTATTTGTCACCTGATCATGTGATGCATCATTCATATGTTGTCTATTGTTATGTTAATTGGTCTTGCTAGTTGCTAGTACATCAATTTCTGTTATGTGTTGGATGACATCATGGTTCAGCcagattctatttttttctggttcttttccattttcatcTTTGGTTTATGATTGATCATTGCTGAGAAAATTATTCTCAACTGGGATTTTCATTTCCGGGGGGAGCATGACCTGAATTGcatggtttttgttttgttttttggctAGATTATATCAAATCAATTAAGATTCTGGGTTGGATGGCATGATGGTTTAGCCAGATTCTGTTTTTTCTGGTTCCTTTTTAGTTTCGATCGTTGGTTTATGATTTATCATTGCTGAAAAAGTTATTCTCAACTAAGATTTTCTTTTCTGGGGGAACCATGAAATGAATTGCATGTTTTTTTGGCTTGGTTATATCAACTCAGTTAAGAATTGCGCCATGTCACTCTTGAAGTACATAAGGTGATTTAAGAGTTTGAGATCATAAAATTTTATGGTTTTAACTCTTAATATGCCTTTTTCTGCTTCTGTGGGTGCAACTTTGTGCCAAAATCAATATGGAATATTTTTACAAGTGTctaagtaaattatatttaattgatgATGTTGTTCTATCTAAATggcatcatttttttatatgccCTTCAGTCAATtcttatttcattaaataaaatgtttgaAATATCAGATCTTTatctgtggtttataataaccctgaaattttgattaatttctaTCTGTTTTCGTGATGGAAGTTGTCATTAAAAAGAATTGTTTTGGTATAGGTACCATGGAAGGGAGAATGGGACTGTTGTTTCTTGTTGTATTAGGTGCTGCTTGGGCATGTGATGCAAGGGAACTGGCTAACTCTGAAACTTCTGGTAACATTGTTCACTAATTTCATTCTTTGCTTTTAATTATCTTGCTTAATAAGACAGTAAAGTGGAGGCATGAATTGTACATGACATTTTCAAATTTCAGACCCccatttattaatatgttattgtGAACTTGAAATATTTAAGGAGTGGCAGGTTGGTTATGCATACatgaacaattaaaaaaaaatgcaggtatTGACAACTAACTAGTCAAATGTCAAAAGATCTGACTAAAATAAAGGGTGGTTTGAAAAGTTTATAGTTTGGAATTATTGAGGTTTACCAATTTTGTGGGATCATTTAAAATCAGAAACTGTTGATTTAATTGCTCTGGCCATTTTCCAGAGGCTCTTCCCTTGATGGGATTTGTCATTACTTCTTCTAAGCATGAGTGCATGACTaatgattttcaattttatcaaaagcCTTTTATCAAAGATGACATTTTGTTCAAATCTTTGGAACTttgctttgaaatttgaatgattttctaTTAAGTATAGTTTGAAATGCAAATGTCACATAAGTCATGTTGTTGACCTATCTTCAAATTGTAGAACTAAGCATAAAACCGGATGTGTGTGCACTTTGTGAGGAATATATTACCAAGGCACTTGATTATCTACATGAAAACAAGACTGAGACAGAGATCATTAGTATCCTGCACAACACTTGCCACCAGCTTCCTTCTTTCAAGCAGAAGGTTGGTCATCCTTTTGGATCTCTTGTGTTGCAGTTTAGATACTGTAGTTGTTGTGAACATAAACCTTTAATTTCCCACTATGCTCTCTAATGTTTAAACATCATACAGAATCCTCTTCACTCTTAATGAACTCATCTATTTCTTCTTTATTGAACAGTGCGTTGCTTTGGTGGACTATTATGTTCCTCTTTTCTTCTCGGAAGTAGCTACAATTCAGCCTGGAGAATTCTGCCACAAAGTCAATCTCTGTCAGGACATTGCACATATTTCCTTGAAAGTTCAAGAAGATAGCTGTGAGTTTTGTAAAGACACTGTTTCAACTCTATTGGAGAAGTTGAAGGAGAGTGACACTAAGGTAAATAATTTCATGTTTCTTCTACTCCAATGAAGTGTAGCACTGTGGTGTGAAATTTTACTTCATCTGTCCTGATGTGAGGAAACTTTTTCTGTAGTTTTTACTTCAACACGGCTTTCATCTACCACAAAACTTTGATGGTTGTTGCATACTTGAATTACTTCCACAGCTTTAAAATGATTGTATGGAGATTTTGATTGCAAATTAGACTTCCTTTTATTTGATAAAGCCTATGGTTTCAGCCAAATCAAAAAGGAATCTTGTTATAATGTTCAGGGGTAGCAGCATATGGACGTATATACACAATATttcattagaaataaaaaagaatgtttatcgGAGTgggaaaaaagggaaaatatatGTAATATGTAGATTTCTACCATCTTTGTTCTCTTAAAAGCCCTCTACTTTCTTTACTTTGACCACTCCAATGTCGTAATCCCATTACTACCCCTTCTTGGTTTAGATTATCTTTTTTGAATAAACAGCTaaccatttattttaaaatgacagCTAGAGATAATTGAGACATTACTGAAGGTGTGCAATTCAGTGGAGAAGTATGCAAATAAGGTGAGAACAACTGACAAATTTCTGCATTTTCCTCAATTCGTATTCAATCATAtgaagtttcatttttttaacttttatcctATTGAccaaattagaaattatcatgCTTGGAACCCCAGAAATTTCCTTGCAATGATATTTTCATGGACTTGGCAGGCTCCTTACCATCAATAATATACTCAAGTGGAAAATTTATTTCTGTATGCTCATACCTCCTTGAGAAACAAACAAACTCTACAACAATTATTTTCAGATACTCTGAGGAAAGATTTTCTGAATCAAGGAACTACATTATAGGATTTGGATAGCCACTGGGCCAACCggccaaccttatatctcctgAACTAGGCCAATATGCATTCACAACTAAGAATTTTGCTGTATTGTGTAGAAAGTTCACAAGAACATAATTATCCTAATACCATTTTGACtttgatttttcatttatcTTTCAAATTGTTTGCAGTGCAAGAGAATGGTTTTCGAGTATGGACCCTTGATTTTTGACCATGCAGAGAAAATCCTAGAGACGACAGATATATGCAATATAATACATGCCTGCAAATCTTCAGATGTAGCTGGACAGCAAGCCTTTCTTTCGGTCTCTTAATTATAGAAACAAAGCTCTACCAGATTTATGCTTCACTTGTTGGCTGAAAGATTGccatatattcaaatataataagGGGGAGGGGGAGTACAAATTCGATACGTTATCAGCGCAAAATTTTTAATACTATCtaaatttctaattatgtgtCAGCACATCATCAAAAAAGTTGAAACTTAAGTTGAAACTTCCTGTGTAGTAGTGGCTGTGATACTCAtgcttgtttaattattttaca
Encoded proteins:
- the LOC114395195 gene encoding WEB family protein At2g38370-like; the protein is MLFGSVCFVMEMEAADVVETTTNHAERGLEKKNNKSGLRTEIDTSAPFESVKEAVTMFGGGYWKSPLHSNITCVASGSEHHREEVSAEKLEEQAVVLEKELILKERETLDVLKELESTKRLVEDLKSKIQKEESEANLNLQMGKYDKKSVVDENVEKENQMSQLNVLQPSREGFIPYPSSTPGLILMELKQAKLNLTKTTNDLADVQTSVESLNKKLEKERISLEKTRDRLAQNTLKISSLEEELNQTRLRLQIAKDAEIKGALDDPSDITRELQQLSSEAENFKRMGEFAKSEVLRSMSEIEQTKTMIRTAEIRLLAARKMKEAARAAEAFALAEINALSNHDSSPGNQVTLSFEEYTALMGKARDAEEQSKKRVASAMLEVDEANLANMDILKRVEEATGQVKTSKKALEEALERVEAANRDKVAVEEALRNWRSEGQKKRSSIHNSTKFKNCCLSHHRRDPRLLDVNGMHLVNDEARPVLKPTLSIGQILSRKLLQPQEFEAREGISMKQNVSLGKMLGKQNNDRPVDRQVEKETGHKLFSTKRKKFGFARFSHILSKQKKKKPTLNLR
- the LOC114397620 gene encoding prosaposin-like yields the protein MVLTLNMPFSASVGATLCQNQYGTMEGRMGLLFLVVLGAAWACDARELANSETSELSIKPDVCALCEEYITKALDYLHENKTETEIISILHNTCHQLPSFKQKCVALVDYYVPLFFSEVATIQPGEFCHKVNLCQDIAHISLKVQEDSCEFCKDTVSTLLEKLKESDTKLEIIETLLKVCNSVEKYANKCKRMVFEYGPLIFDHAEKILETTDICNIIHACKSSDVAGQQAFLSVS